The following are from one region of the Sphingobium sp. TKS genome:
- a CDS encoding TetR family transcriptional regulator, with amino-acid sequence MTRRLSTIPGTRVRTRGPKRAPAQARSVETRKRIIEGAILVLADRGIAGMTHREIARTAGVSLASTTYHFASKFDILAAASQEMLDEDTLLLPRDDAAGPSGKGGAGCPRSWLVEFLIKVGREQRVRSACWTEIMLDAPRHPESLALARRWFAAAAKVWSEWAFSSGGDDNELAARSYGDITVGLLLFVLVLRPTEDDLRAVFDGGEDPLDRWGHGEKAPAAKPARLTGKSAVTREAILTATLDELVSKGQTAIGLKAMASKAGLSPSGAFYHFPTTASLIEAAQHRLFENAKDRYRIVASLERGEESLERLIDRTTVIFFREATEYALESLAIYRVWLEASRQPSLQSAIWADIADQHSAWRRLLTPISSSLRPLDPLLSQALFTGKLIRLVASGSRTEDLAHVRREFAHDLTMISSGRFWV; translated from the coding sequence GTGACCCGACGCCTTTCCACCATCCCCGGCACGCGCGTGAGGACACGTGGGCCAAAGCGAGCGCCTGCTCAGGCGAGGTCAGTCGAAACCCGCAAACGGATCATCGAAGGGGCGATCCTCGTTTTGGCGGATCGCGGGATTGCGGGCATGACGCACCGGGAGATCGCTCGCACCGCAGGCGTTTCCCTGGCGTCGACAACTTACCATTTCGCCAGCAAGTTCGACATCCTGGCCGCTGCTTCACAGGAAATGCTGGATGAAGACACGCTGCTTCTTCCCCGCGATGACGCTGCCGGGCCGAGCGGGAAGGGAGGGGCGGGGTGCCCCCGATCCTGGCTTGTGGAATTCCTGATCAAAGTGGGCAGAGAGCAACGAGTGCGAAGCGCCTGCTGGACCGAAATCATGCTGGATGCGCCACGCCACCCAGAATCTCTTGCGCTGGCCCGCCGTTGGTTCGCTGCCGCAGCAAAAGTCTGGAGCGAATGGGCCTTTTCATCAGGCGGTGACGACAACGAACTGGCTGCGCGATCCTATGGTGACATAACGGTCGGACTTCTTCTTTTCGTGCTGGTTCTTCGTCCTACCGAGGACGATCTGAGGGCGGTGTTCGATGGCGGCGAAGACCCCCTCGACCGGTGGGGACATGGCGAGAAGGCTCCCGCCGCCAAGCCTGCGCGGCTGACCGGCAAGTCGGCGGTGACGCGGGAGGCGATCCTGACGGCGACCCTGGATGAACTGGTTTCGAAGGGGCAGACGGCGATCGGCCTCAAGGCCATGGCCAGCAAGGCGGGGCTTTCGCCGTCCGGAGCCTTTTACCACTTTCCCACAACCGCCAGCCTGATCGAAGCCGCCCAGCATCGCCTGTTTGAAAATGCGAAGGATCGCTATCGCATCGTTGCCTCGCTGGAGCGCGGGGAAGAAAGCCTTGAAAGGCTGATCGATCGAACGACCGTCATCTTCTTCCGCGAAGCGACGGAATATGCGCTGGAAAGTCTCGCAATCTACCGGGTTTGGCTTGAAGCCAGCCGCCAGCCGTCGCTGCAATCGGCGATCTGGGCCGACATTGCGGACCAGCACAGCGCCTGGCGGCGTCTTTTGACACCGATCTCCTCGTCGCTGCGGCCCCTCGATCCGCTACTGTCTCAGGCGTTGTTCACCGGAAAACTGATCCGGCTGGTGGCCAGCGGTTCGCGGACGGAGGATCTGGCCCATGTGCGCCGGGAGTTTGCCCATGATCTGACCATGATCTCCTCCGGCCGTTTCTGGGTGTAA
- a CDS encoding AraC family transcriptional regulator encodes MKANLCRVQDSSGYPSMFGSQTWPSAMQDSRSVLFSTAARNFGAEQLSRHYVETFFGVERARALMAGAGLCDALGQLPASISRVDFWNLCVDGIYKYDDEGHGCTPRPLPKGSWTVIFTAVNHMDSVSEGLKRFCEFVQVIPSGMTVSVGYGSDGLSITYAMNDLSERGEIYVELIAMVFHCVLVWGTGQWIEPVRTRLSSLLGDRNESLLTGLATSCWRHGTGVSMVYPKEILNLPLGVRRYKSFSFHESSVFMEIAQRSPRSVSSDASSSIVDELRVLMQEEIPNQRVAARKLGMSAATLQRRLTQEGTSFRELSREVRMRKLCTLLATDANLDDIAFDLGFSDRRSLWRACFDWLGMSPTAYRLQRRLCDN; translated from the coding sequence ATGAAAGCGAACCTCTGCCGAGTTCAGGATTCAAGCGGCTATCCGTCGATGTTCGGCTCTCAGACATGGCCCAGCGCGATGCAGGATAGCCGGTCGGTCCTGTTTTCAACCGCAGCCCGTAATTTCGGCGCCGAACAACTTTCCAGACATTATGTCGAAACATTTTTCGGCGTGGAACGGGCGCGCGCGCTGATGGCGGGAGCCGGGCTGTGCGATGCGCTGGGCCAACTGCCCGCGAGCATTTCCCGTGTGGATTTCTGGAACCTGTGTGTCGATGGAATTTACAAATATGACGATGAGGGACACGGGTGCACCCCCCGGCCACTACCGAAGGGCAGTTGGACCGTGATCTTCACCGCGGTGAACCACATGGATTCGGTGAGCGAAGGACTGAAGCGCTTCTGCGAGTTCGTTCAGGTCATTCCCTCCGGCATGACGGTATCGGTCGGCTATGGCTCCGACGGCCTTAGCATTACCTACGCGATGAATGATCTGTCCGAACGGGGCGAAATCTATGTCGAGCTGATCGCGATGGTGTTTCATTGCGTCCTGGTCTGGGGCACGGGCCAATGGATCGAACCCGTCCGCACGAGGCTGTCGAGCCTGTTGGGCGATCGCAACGAGTCGCTTCTGACCGGACTTGCAACCAGTTGCTGGAGGCACGGAACCGGCGTCTCCATGGTCTATCCCAAGGAAATTCTCAACCTGCCGCTCGGCGTGCGTCGCTACAAGAGCTTCTCCTTCCACGAATCGTCCGTCTTCATGGAAATCGCGCAGAGATCGCCGCGCTCGGTGAGTTCGGATGCGTCCAGTTCGATCGTCGATGAATTGCGCGTGCTGATGCAGGAGGAAATTCCCAATCAGCGTGTCGCGGCCCGCAAGCTCGGGATGAGCGCAGCGACCTTGCAGCGCCGGCTCACGCAGGAAGGAACGAGTTTCCGTGAACTTTCCCGGGAAGTCCGGATGCGGAAGCTCTGCACCCTGCTGGCGACGGATGCCAATCTGGACGACATCGCGTTCGATCTCGGTTTTTCGGATCGCCGCAGTCTCTGGCGCGCCTGCTTCGACTGGCTCGGCATGTCGCCGACAGCCTACCGGCTGCAACGACGCCTGTGTGACAACTAG
- a CDS encoding alpha/beta fold hydrolase, with product MIETRCVSLNGLEFTVDIAGHGNEQTVLLLHGFPESRYMWHPQVEALSAAGFRVIAPDQRGYSTGARPAEQDSYRVELIVQDAADLMQALGIADFHLVGHDWGGQIAWLLASAHPDRIRTLSILSRPHPAAFARAMAEDPEQPERSRHHRFLKDPDAYARMRIDGLRPLREALETQHVPPEIAAVHIAKLAEPGGVEGAINWYRASGFTGAETPPIDLPTLYIWGTEDATVGRYAAELTSDYVTGPFRFVTVEGAGHFIVDQCPDIVSNLLLDHIRQGADSPA from the coding sequence ATGATCGAAACGCGTTGCGTCAGCCTGAATGGCCTTGAATTCACCGTCGACATTGCGGGTCACGGCAATGAGCAGACCGTTCTGCTGCTACATGGCTTCCCGGAATCGCGCTATATGTGGCATCCTCAGGTAGAGGCTCTGTCGGCTGCGGGATTTCGCGTCATAGCGCCCGACCAGCGTGGCTATTCCACGGGCGCGCGCCCCGCAGAGCAGGATTCCTATCGCGTGGAACTCATCGTCCAGGATGCGGCGGACCTCATGCAGGCGCTGGGCATTGCTGACTTCCATCTGGTCGGACATGATTGGGGCGGGCAGATCGCGTGGTTGCTCGCGTCGGCTCATCCGGACAGGATTCGCACCCTGAGCATATTGTCGCGGCCCCATCCGGCGGCTTTCGCGCGGGCGATGGCGGAAGACCCGGAGCAGCCAGAGCGATCCCGCCATCACCGATTCCTGAAGGATCCGGACGCCTATGCCCGGATGCGCATTGACGGGCTTCGCCCCTTGCGGGAGGCTTTGGAAACCCAGCATGTGCCGCCAGAGATCGCGGCGGTGCATATCGCCAAGCTTGCCGAGCCGGGCGGCGTGGAAGGCGCCATCAACTGGTATCGCGCCAGCGGCTTCACGGGTGCCGAGACGCCCCCTATCGACCTGCCGACCCTCTACATCTGGGGCACCGAAGACGCGACGGTCGGGCGATATGCGGCGGAACTGACGTCCGACTATGTCACCGGACCGTTCCGGTTCGTGACCGTTGAAGGGGCGGGACATTTCATCGTCGATCAATGCCCCGACATCGTGTCGAATCTGCTGCTCGACCATATAAGGCAGGGCGCGGATAGTCCTGCCTAG
- a CDS encoding HD domain-containing protein — protein MSDPKEIEGATTHFTQMVDSTKEDWAIIDSHYKPFHAGLSNRILTHLKLLDGDFGGYPVDRLEHSVQTATRAYRAGMDEEYVVCALLHDIGDTLGSGNHADLAAAILKPYVSEKNHWMVEKHAIFQGYYFFHHIGEDQHMRDKFRGHPHFEYTADFCHLYDQSAFDANYDTMPLEAFEPMVHRLFSTMRYSFYKSPTAE, from the coding sequence ATGTCCGACCCCAAGGAAATCGAAGGCGCCACCACCCATTTCACGCAAATGGTCGATTCCACCAAAGAGGACTGGGCGATCATCGATAGCCATTACAAGCCCTTTCACGCGGGACTGTCCAACCGGATCCTGACGCATCTGAAGCTGCTGGACGGTGATTTCGGCGGCTATCCCGTGGATCGGCTGGAACATAGCGTCCAAACCGCCACGCGCGCCTATCGGGCGGGAATGGACGAGGAATATGTCGTGTGCGCTCTGCTGCACGACATTGGCGACACGCTGGGTTCAGGCAATCATGCGGATCTCGCCGCCGCGATCCTGAAGCCCTATGTCTCGGAAAAGAACCACTGGATGGTGGAAAAGCACGCCATCTTCCAGGGCTATTATTTCTTCCATCATATCGGTGAAGACCAGCATATGCGGGACAAGTTCAGGGGGCACCCGCACTTTGAGTATACGGCGGATTTCTGTCACCTTTACGATCAGTCCGCCTTCGACGCCAATTACGACACCATGCCGCTCGAAGCGTTCGAACCGATGGTCCACCGGCTTTTCTCGACGATGCGATATTCGTTCTACAAAAGCCCGACCGCAGAATAA
- a CDS encoding class II aldolase/adducin family protein, translated as MADGSWSPTPSLRSQVSEAEWQMRVDLAALYRLVALHGWDDMVYTHISARLPGPDHHFLINPYGIFFEEMTASSLVKVDMDGQVVQDTPYKVNAAGFTIHSAIHGAREDVKFVMHLHTDQGIAVSAQKEGLLPLSQTALAVLPELAYHDYEGIALDWDERERLVADLGNNAAMLLRNHGTLAVGLDAGDCWRTMFILERACKIQVMALTAGRDKVLIAPEEAQETVAAQMAARGPLRLEGGQSAYELIWPGCLRRLHRELPGFDA; from the coding sequence ATGGCTGACGGTTCTTGGTCGCCGACACCTTCATTAAGGAGCCAGGTAAGCGAGGCGGAGTGGCAGATGCGCGTCGATCTCGCCGCGCTCTACCGGCTTGTGGCGCTGCATGGCTGGGACGATATGGTCTATACCCATATATCGGCACGGCTGCCGGGGCCGGACCATCATTTCCTCATCAATCCCTACGGCATCTTCTTCGAGGAAATGACGGCGTCGTCGCTCGTGAAGGTCGATATGGACGGCCAAGTCGTCCAGGATACGCCCTACAAGGTCAATGCGGCGGGCTTCACCATTCACTCCGCGATCCATGGCGCGCGCGAAGATGTGAAGTTCGTGATGCACCTGCATACCGACCAGGGCATTGCCGTGTCGGCACAGAAGGAAGGGTTGCTGCCGCTCAGCCAGACTGCGCTGGCCGTCCTCCCCGAACTTGCCTATCACGACTATGAAGGCATCGCGCTCGATTGGGACGAGCGCGAGCGGCTGGTCGCCGACCTTGGCAACAATGCGGCGATGCTGCTGCGCAATCACGGCACTTTGGCCGTTGGCCTGGACGCTGGCGATTGCTGGCGCACCATGTTCATCCTGGAACGGGCCTGCAAGATTCAGGTCATGGCGCTGACAGCGGGGCGCGACAAGGTGCTGATCGCACCCGAAGAGGCGCAGGAGACGGTGGCCGCCCAGATGGCTGCGCGCGGCCCGCTTCGACTGGAGGGCGGTCAATCCGCTTACGAGTTGATCTGGCCCGGTTGCCTGCGTCGCCTCCATCGCGAACTGCCGGGTTTCGATGCCTAA
- a CDS encoding alpha/beta hydrolase, which produces MTKLLNDHRIDPRIKAIFGEYGAPTAPDLLTREEVIAFMHTPEAQEAVAADADFFAAAVCEESAPSAGLVYETKTFISQPDGNEIKIQYIRPEGTDVLPCVYYMHGGGMAYLSAFDPNYRGWGSIIAAQGVAVAMVDFRNSLLPSSAPEVAPFPAGLNDCVAGVKWVHAHAEELKIDPARITLAGESGGGNLSLATALKLNRDGDIGLINGVYSLCPFIAGQWPHPDHPSSHNNEGIFISIGNNRLTLAYGIEAFERQDPLAWPIFASEADLKGLPQTVISVNECDPLHDEGVAFYRKLLAAGVPARCRSLIGTVHAVEILPRCAPDISANTANDIAYLARTGR; this is translated from the coding sequence ATGACAAAGCTCTTGAATGACCACCGGATCGATCCACGGATCAAAGCTATTTTTGGCGAGTATGGGGCGCCGACTGCGCCCGACTTGCTCACACGTGAAGAGGTGATCGCGTTCATGCACACTCCGGAGGCGCAGGAAGCTGTGGCAGCAGATGCCGACTTCTTCGCGGCGGCCGTGTGCGAAGAGTCCGCTCCATCCGCCGGCCTTGTCTACGAAACCAAGACGTTCATTTCGCAACCGGACGGGAATGAAATCAAAATCCAGTATATCCGCCCCGAAGGCACGGACGTCCTGCCCTGTGTCTATTATATGCATGGCGGCGGTATGGCGTATCTGTCGGCCTTCGATCCCAACTACCGCGGATGGGGCAGCATCATCGCGGCGCAGGGTGTGGCGGTCGCGATGGTCGATTTCCGCAACAGCCTGCTTCCCTCGTCCGCTCCGGAAGTGGCTCCCTTTCCCGCCGGCCTGAACGACTGCGTCGCGGGCGTGAAATGGGTCCATGCGCATGCCGAGGAATTGAAGATCGATCCTGCCAGGATCACTCTCGCCGGCGAAAGCGGCGGCGGCAATCTCTCCCTGGCGACCGCGCTGAAGCTCAATCGCGATGGCGACATCGGCCTTATAAACGGCGTTTATTCGCTTTGCCCGTTTATCGCCGGTCAGTGGCCGCATCCCGACCATCCCTCATCCCACAATAATGAGGGCATCTTCATCAGCATCGGGAACAACCGTCTTACCTTGGCCTATGGTATCGAGGCGTTCGAGCGTCAGGATCCGCTGGCATGGCCCATCTTCGCGTCCGAAGCCGATCTCAAGGGCTTGCCGCAAACGGTCATCAGCGTGAACGAATGCGATCCCCTTCATGACGAAGGCGTCGCTTTCTATCGCAAGCTGCTGGCGGCCGGGGTGCCCGCGCGCTGTCGTTCCCTGATCGGGACGGTGCATGCGGTCGAGATTTTGCCGAGATGCGCGCCGGACATTAGCGCCAACACCGCCAACGACATCGCCTATCTTGCAAGGACGGGAAGGTGA